One Astyanax mexicanus isolate ESR-SI-001 chromosome 3, AstMex3_surface, whole genome shotgun sequence genomic region harbors:
- the c3h6orf136 gene encoding uncharacterized protein C6orf136 homolog, whose amino-acid sequence MAVCRGGVSLWVGCIRSHGGRQHLRKQSWSVWQPVDSHLNDPCRVLSSASWALAPPNSLRYQSVKKTSLSHPFHHACQPRSDRAHRLEGEFEETLSLCVLFKPNETDEQHTLVEVPLFGQVKLGDYLNLQTSKPTDFVFPLTTVDGRREDDISIIGVPWTEKGFEQRARGSFRSLFETEGCPAPFILGSHFYCFHCPPMEPVHVAGDRLRIEHEEQACSLISSTSLCSHAETEGMDRVPSERDMENEEKLSLMCERLRNELPRFFVKNHDYSMYSNDLEFLNGLLNTKTRGRVAYQLFLSLWRLLCLCYYAEARIEVLKLTKHPEDNSIKARWRINGLPFHTLLLRFYKRDKTQLYRTYDAFSTFYLGSDGLIHCHKVEKVMQAQPPVLPKVTSLLAGVLVALGVQEHRPALNLLPLFLSSFKQGRD is encoded by the exons ATGGCTGTGTGCAGAGGGGGTGTCTCCCTTTGGGTGGGTTGCATTAGAAGCCATGGAGGAAGGCAGCACTTAAGGAAGCAGAGCTGGAGTGTATGGCAG CCAGTTGACTCACACTTGAATGACCCCTGTAGAGTCCTCAGCAGCGCATCTTGGGCTTTGGCACCCCCGAACAGTCTACGTTATCAATCTGTTAAGAAAACGTCCCTTTCTCATCCCTTCCACCATGCCTGCCAGCCACGCAGCGACAGAGCACACAGGCTAGAAGGAGAATTTGAGGAGACCCTTAGCCTCTGTGTGCTTTTCAAACCCAACGAGACAGATGAGCAGCACACCCTGGTTGAGGTGCCCCTGTTTGGCCAAGTTAAGTTGGGAGATTACCTGAATTTGCAAACCAGCAAGCCTACTGACTTTGTTTTCCCATTAACAACTGTTGACGGGAGGAGAGAAGATGACATTAGCATTATCGGAGTGCCTTGGACTGAGAAAGGGTTCGAGCAGAGGGCGAGAGGCTCGTTCAGGAGTTTGTTTGAGACTGAAGGATGTCCAGCTCCGTTCATTTTGGGCTCTCATTTTTATTGCTTTCACTGTCCTCCAATGGAGCCTGTGCATGTGGCTGGAGATAGGTTGAGGATTGAACATGAAGAGCAAGCCTGCTCTCTAATATCCTCTACCTCTCTGTGCAGTCATGCAGAGACAGAAGGTATGGACAGAGTTCCCAGTGAGAGAGACATGGAAAATGAGGAAAAACTCTCTCTTATGTGTGAAAGACTTAGAAATgag CTTCCTCGATTTTTTGTAAAGAACCACGACTACAGTATGTATTCCAATGACCTTGAATTTCTCAATGGTCTGCTCAACACCAAGACAAG AGGTCGTGTAGCGTACCAGCTGTTCCTCTCACTCTGGCGGTTGCTGTGTCTGTGCTATTATGCGGAGGCGCGGATAGAGGTGCTGAAGCTAACGAAGCACCCAGAGGACAACTCTATCAAAGCACGCTGGAGGATCAATGGTCTGCCCTTCCACACGCTATTGCTCCGCTTTTACAAAAGGGATAAGACCCAGCTTTACAG gACCTATGATGCATTCTCTACCTTCTATTTGGGCTCTGATGGACTAATACATTGTCATAAAGTGGAAAAG GTAATGCAAGCTCAGCCTCCTGTGCTCCCCAAAGTGACTTCACTGCTGGCAGGGGTCCTGGTGGCCCTGGGTGTTCAGGAGCACCGACCTGCCCTTAATCTGCTTCCACTATTCCTCTCCTCCTTCAAACAGGGCCGAGACTGA